From Daucus carota subsp. sativus chromosome 6, DH1 v3.0, whole genome shotgun sequence, the proteins below share one genomic window:
- the LOC108227441 gene encoding squamosa promoter-binding protein 1: protein MTSKIHSKPADNNNLPSITLAFTDVEEGEDVSSLGFEKGSCRKKESVFLNAAYGNVVPPRCQVESCCVDLSDEKYYRRHKVCQLHAKALVVGLAGKQQRFCQQCSRFHELTEFDNAKRSCRRRLAGHNERRRKCSSESHKEGSNSQLKDGHRQADERGSALLEKPSSEKYLRIC, encoded by the exons ATGACTTCCAAGATTCACAGCAAGCCTGCCGACAATAATAATTTACCATCGATCACGCTTGCCTTTACGGATGTTGAGGAAGGGGAGGATGTTTCTAGTCTTGGTTTCGAGAAAGGGAGTTGTAGAAAGAAGGAATCGGTGTTTTTAAATGCTGCCTATGGTAATGTGGTGCCTCCGCGGTGTCAGGTGGAGAGTTGCTGTGTTGATCTGTCGGATGAGAAGTATTATCGCCGTCACAAAGTGTGTCAACTTCATGCTAAGGCTCTTGTTGTTGGTCTTGCAGGAAAGCAGCAGCGGTTTTGTCAGCAATGTAGCAG GTTTCACGAATTGACGGAGTTTGACAATGCAAAGAGGAGCTGTCGCAGACGCTTGGCAGGACATAATGAGCGACGTCGCAAATGTTCATCTGAATCTCACAAAGAAGGGTCAAATTCTCAGTTGAAGGATGGACATAGACAGGCTGATGAAAGAGGATCCGCTCTGTTAGAAAAACCATCTTCTGAAAAATATCTTCGCATATGTTGA